A DNA window from Mastomys coucha isolate ucsf_1 unplaced genomic scaffold, UCSF_Mcou_1 pScaffold21, whole genome shotgun sequence contains the following coding sequences:
- the Sae1 gene encoding SUMO-activating enzyme subunit 1 isoform X2 yields the protein MVEKEEAGGGGISEEEAAQYDRQIRLWGLEAQKRLRASRVLIVGMKGLGAEIAKNLILAGVKGLTMLDHEQVSPEDPGAQFLIQAGSVGRNRAEASLERAQNLNPMVDVKVDTEDIEKKPESFFTKFDAVCLTCCSRDVIIKVDQICHRNSIKFFTGDVFGYHGYTFANLGEHEFVEEKTKVAKVSQGVEDGPDAKRAKLDSSETTMVKKKVLFCPVKEALEVDWSGEKAKAALKRTATDYFLLQGTASLRWPQCVLWLEGSWHRKL from the exons ATggtagagaaggaggaggccGGCGGCGGCGGCATCAGCGAGGAGGAGGCGGCGCAGTATGACCGACAGATCCGCCTGTGGGGACTGGAGGCTCAGAAGCG GCTTCGAGCTTCCCGCGTGCTGATTGTTGGCATGAAAGGACTTGGGGCTGAAATTGCCAAGAATCTTATCCTGGCAGGAGTAAAAGGGCTCACCATGCTGGACCACGAACAG GTATCTCCAGAAGACCCTGGAGCTCAGTTCTTGATTCAGGCTGGGTCTGTGGGCCGAAATAGGGCTGAGGCCTCGTTAGAACGAGCCCAGAATCTCAACCCCATGGTGGATGTAAAGGTGGACACTGAGGATATAGAGAAGAAGCCAGAGTCCTTCTTCACGAAATTTGATGCG GTGTGCCTGACTTGCTGCTCCAGAGACGTCATCATTAAAGTCGACCAGATCTGTCACAGAAACAGCATCAAGTTCTTCACAGGAGATGTCTTTGGGTACCATGGGTACACCTTTGCAAATCTTGGAGAGCATGAATTTGTAGA AGAGAAAACCAAAGTTGCCAAAGTCAGCCAAGGAGTGGAAGATGGACCTGATGCCAAGAGAGCAAAGCTTGATTCATCGGAGACAACCATGGTCAAAAAG AAAGTGCTTTTCTGCCCTGTCAAAGAGGCGCTAGAAGTGGACTGGAGTGGAGAGAAAGCCAAGGCTGCCCTGAAGCGTACTGCCACAGACTACTTTCTGCTGCAAG